One Fusarium poae strain DAOMC 252244 chromosome 4, whole genome shotgun sequence DNA window includes the following coding sequences:
- the RCF1 gene encoding Respiratory supercomplex factor 1, mitochondrial (TransMembrane:2 (o40-59i71-92o)~BUSCO:55618at5125) has translation MADAPPSLPGPMPSSFDGEGELHNERPMQKVVRKIKEEPLIPLGIGLTTAAFINAYRALRRGDSKQANRMFRARVAAQGFTIVAMLAGSMYYQKDREKTKELRQLQEQKDAEEKRQKWIRELEARDEEEKAMRAKLEKRRQQVQAQRAEEAKTTAEPTEGSESSSSGGILSRIGLWPKGSKDEKSNVEKVIEEVVDDENAKQKKKNPKSSLGDLGEIISKRKD, from the exons ATGGCTGACGCTCCTCCTTCACTTCCGGGCCCTATGCCCTCGTCTTTTGATGGTGAAGG GGAACTTCATAATGAACGTCCTATGCAAAAGGTTGTTCGCAAGATCAAGGAAGAGCCTCTGATCCCTCTCG GAATTGGTTTAACTACTGCCGCCTTCATCAACGCCTACCGAGCCCTTCGCCGCGGTGACTCAAAACAGGCAAACCGCATGTTCCGAGCCCGTGTCGCAGCCCAAGGATTCACCATTGTCGCCATGCTTGCTGGCAGCATGTACTACCAGAAGGACCGAGAGAAGACCAAGGAGCTCCGCCAGCTCCAGGAGCAGAAGGACGCCGAAGAGAAGCGACAGAAGTGGATTAGAGAGCTTGAGGCTCgtgatgaagaggagaaggCCATGCGCGCAAAACTCGAGAAGAGAAGACAACAAGTTCAGGCACAGCGTGCCGAGGAAGCTAAAACAACTGCTGAGCCTACCGAGGGCTCCGAATCGTCCAGCAGTGGAGGCATCTTGAGCCGAATTGGTTTGTGGCCTAAAGGAAGTAAAGACGAAAAGAGCAATGTCGAGAAGGTCATTGAAGAGGTTGTGGACGATGAAAATGccaagcagaagaagaagaacccCAAGAGCTCCCTCGGCGACCTCGGCGAAATTATCTCCAAGAGAAAGGATTAA
- the RTC5 gene encoding Restriction of telomere capping protein 5 (BUSCO:15973at5125) — MGQSLSDEHPQRRSHEELTNQLAEKFKKKCFTSLELYSLRDVFKSLADQQDSIRYLKEDTIARYLEIPDILGASPVIFQMVSYIGAFPFLQEAPVVLELQRMIMVVVIMTERYRTVLARGSADRTKLLFKSLAVFDRKISEAGPRPDTKNLESPKPKDGQEEPKSHAAGFAVDAACEDEEEEDDEDDDLILTAFELLDVKDAVDQGHAPIFHGATIPTDNFRKLVMLLLLAAPLDPQESLSMYSSRIVGEELEDLRGAAECILASFVNAETSTGIKYHHFRTIIPVICPNLFRGFNGLFERFLFSQNLDFSKHQNDTPATTSPPKTAQPLLTNPGDILNQNTLSQISLFLPGADLFRRVRLLYSGNDAGFSMGSFQTKVFNWQAPTLLLVSGTRLGDEPEGGQETSFAASLPPKRFPHGSKSDRLTFGVYVREHWKHTHRECFGDSETTLFQLEPIHDVFPASTINKDYVTFTKAPAHHPMLSFGCPHPHPSQAHRKPDMLRLGPVSLLLDDSFEFAVFNHDYTSRGGAFHSSVVRKHDFQDRFQIESLEVWGCGGDKEAQAQAEKWAWEEREAEARRKVNLGTGDIEADRALLEMAGLIGGNRSGGSMT; from the exons ATGGGTCAGAGTCTGTCGGATGAGCATCCGCAACGGCGGTCGCATGAAGAGTTAACCAACCAACTT GCGGAGAAGTTCAAGAAGAAATGCTTCACTTCTCTCGAATTGTACTCACTTAGAGATGTCTTCAAAAGCCTTGCAGATCAACAAGACTCTATCAGATATCTCAAGGAGGATACCATTGCCCGATACCTCGAGATACCAGACATTCTCGGCGCCTCACCCGTCATATTTCAGATGGTATCTTACATCGGCGCATTTCCCTTTCTACAAGAGGCACCAGTAGTTCTGGAACTTCAACGGATGATCATGGTCGTCGTTATCATGACTGAGCGTTATCGAACTGTGTTGGCGCGTGGTTCAGCTGACAGAACCAAGCTGCTCTTCAAAAGCTTAGCTGTATTTGACCGCAAGATCTCAGAAGCAGGACCTCGACCGGATACCAAAAATCTTGAATCTCCCAAGCCAAAGGACGGCCAAGAAGAGCCAAAGTCCCACGCTGCTGGCTTTGCCGTGGATGCAGCTtgcgaggatgaagaagaagaagacgacgaagatgatgatcttATTCTAACCGCCTTTGAATTGCTGGATGTCAAGGACGCTGTGGATCAGGGTCATGCGCCAATTTTTCATGGTGCAACAATCCCAACAGACAACTTTCGGAAGCTCGTGATGCTCCTCTTGCTGGCGGCACCATTAGATCCTCAAGAGAGCCTGTCCATGTACTCAAGTCGCATAGTCGGCGAAGAACTCGAAGATCTCCGTGGAGCTGCCGAGTGTATTCTTGCCTCCTTCGTCAACGCCGAAACATCAACCGGCATCAAGTACCATCATTTCAGAACTATCATACCTGTGATATGCCCTAATCTCTTCCGTGGATTCAATGGCCTGTTTGAGCGTTTTCTCTTCTCCCAGAACCTAGACTTTTCCAAGCATCAGAATGATACCCCTGCGACAACGTCACCACCAAAAACAGCACAACCTCTGCTGACCAACCCGGGCGATATCCTAAATCAAAATACTCTCTCTCAGATCTCATTATTCCTCCCCGGCGCGGATCTTTTCAGACGAGTCAGGTTACTGTACTCGGGAAATGATGCAGGATTCTCTATGGGAAGTTTTCAGACAAAGGTGTTCAACTGGCAAGCTCCCACACTGCTGCTGGTGAGTGGGACAAGGCTAGGCGACGAACCAGAGGGTGGTCAAGAGACAAGCTTTGCAGCTTCCCTGCCCCCAAAGCGATTCCCGCACGGTAGCAAGTCTGATCGACTCACGTTTGGTGTTTATGTCCGAGAACATTGGAAGCATACTCACCGAGAATGCTTCGGTGACTCTGAAACAACCCTCTTCCAGCTTGAACCCATTCATGACGTCTTTCCAGCTTCGACCATCAACAAAGACTATGTCACTTTTACGAAAGCTCCAGCACACCATCCTATGCTGTCATTTGGGTGTCCCCACCCCCATCCTTCTCAAGCTCACAGAAAGCCCGACATGTTACGCCTTGGTCCCGTATCGTTACTACTTGACGATTCGTTCGAATTTGCAGTTTTTAACCATGATTATACTTCTCGAGGCGGCGCATTCCATTCAAGCGTAGTAAGGAAGCACGATTTCCAAGATCGTTTTCAGATTGAAAGCCTCGAGGTATGGGGTTGTGGTGGTGACAAAGAAGCACAGGCGCAAGCCGAGAAATGGGCCTGGGAGGAACGTGAAGCAGAAGCACGTCGCAAAGTCAACTTAGGCACCGGAGACATAGAGGCTGATCGGGCATTGCTAGAGATGGCTGGGTTAATCGGGGGAAACAGAAGCGGTGGTTCAATGACATAA
- a CDS encoding hypothetical protein (SECRETED:SignalP(1-18)), producing the protein MAISKTFILAALLAYAEARFGQEQEPVAAVQALDGSFGDPGAAATIAGSIPSSLLAAASPCDKLTIADQMITELGDDQEVIDAAIGLVAAETNFNPSAVDRPFVCADPALPATAALRGIIPLVDPAVDGAATQNANSATSVTTPFDAAGLSQAEVMIAQGFTTFQAVDGSGANVQLAGQDAAAGGGAAGGDAAAGDDAAADDGADAGADAGAGNGNGNGNQNDNQNDNQDEDCEEDDAAADNGNNQNNNNGNQNGNQNNNNNNNNNQNDNQNDNDNADDAGNNNGNADADADADADADAGADAGNDNAGGNAGGNAGALDFGICQPTMALIGGLNGRPADELTFIPQDATIAEGQQEALNPNIITNRICDQLTNVCNASDEAVAACEDAQAEIEALGTRDQSTADTWNALLGFAGVDSSQQQV; encoded by the coding sequence ATGGCTATTTCCAAGACTTTCATCCTTGCCGCTCTTTTGGCTTACGCCGAGGCTCGATTCGGTCAGGAGCAGGagcctgttgctgctgtccaGGCTCTCGATGGATCTTTCGGTGACCCTGGTGCTGCCGCTACCATTGCTGGTAGCATCCCCAGTTCTCTGCTTGCCGCTGCTAGCCCTTGTGACAAGCTCACCATCGCTGATCAGATGATCACTGAGCTCGGAGATGACCAGGAAGTTATCGATGCAGCTATCGGCCTCGTTGCCGCCGAGACCAACTTCAACCCCTCGGCTGTTGACAGACCCTTTGTCTGTGCCGACCCTGCTCTGCCCGCCACTGCTGCTCTCCGAGGAATCATTCCCCTCGTTGACCCAGCTGTCGATGGCGCTGCTACCCAGAATGCCAACTCGGCCACTTCAGTCACAACCCCCTTTGACGCTGCGGGTTTGTCTCAGGCCGAGGTCATGATCGCTCAGGGATTCACCACATTCCAGGCTGTTGATGGCAGTGGCGCCAACGTCCAGCTCGCTGGTCaggatgctgctgctggaggTGGTGCTGCTGGAGGCGATGCTGCCGCTGGAGATGACGCTGCCGCTGACGATGGTGCTGATGCTGGTGCCGATGCTGGTGCAGGCAACGGTAACGGCAACGGAAACCAGAACGACAACCAGAATGATAACCAGGACGAAGACTGCGAGGAGGACGACGCCGCCGCCGACAACGGCAACAAccagaacaacaacaatggaAACCAGAATGGAAAccagaacaacaacaacaacaacaacaacaaccagaaCGATAACCAGAACGATAACGACAACGCTGATGATGCTGGCAACAACAACGGCAACGCCGACGCCGACGCcgatgctgatgctgatgctgatgctggtgCTGATGCCGGCAATGACAACGCTGGTGGAAATGCCGGTGGCAACGCTGGTGCTCTCGACTTCGGTATCTGCCAGCCCACCATGGCCCTCATCGGTGGTCTCAACGGTCGCCCTGCTGATGAGTTGACCTTCATTCCTCAGGACGCCACCATTGCCGAAGGTCAACAGGAGGCTCTCAACCccaacatcatcaccaaccgTATCTGCGATCAGCTCACCAACGTCTGCAACGCCAGCGACGAGGCTGTTGCCGCTTGTGAGGACGCCCAGGCCGAGATCGAGGCTTTGGGAACTCGCGACCAGAGCACCGCTGACACATGGAACGCTCTTCTGGGCTTCGCTGGTGTTGACTCTTCTCAGCAGCAggtttaa
- a CDS encoding hypothetical protein (TransMembrane:1 (i16-34o)~BUSCO:7400at5125) has protein sequence MWLPTPSVESITRPRLAVAVVSAVAALSAGYYAYQVRSQSFETLPGGGLHRSNAIRRPRRNRRNEDGSSSSSEAAGDENANADTTQPLGDGETIVDGGDEWWNDPSSFPSSQRTGHNIVTLLFRVSEDNARRNGCVHRGCQCNSCGMVPIRGVRYRCANCADFDLCETCEAQGVHIKTHIFYKIRIPAPPFGPRQMQPVWYTGDPDTCRRTLPRSLIPKLSQDTGFERPELEAFWEQWTFMANSEWRDDPDELCVAMDRKTFERCLVPTGGSRHAAPNLIHDRMFSFYDSNNDDLIGFTEFLHGLSYRKRKDKLRKIFTGYDLDSDGYVDRKDFLRMFRAYYVLYKQMHKDILDGLQDQLLASTEAQQLVTSRQPLSSLFGREGRVPPGDGQFRHEGKTYHRDGSVDIAEGYENVVAPDRGDTAARGDILTNLFAYDTDRRFGSRRQYIARNDTDSNWRTMRRLSGSEIDRTYWVALLEPPSTLEELPGLIMETIHPEIEEPSDDEDEDGEVAADGVNGTRNEENGVGGPSRTESEIRADTVAKERSRVPKLDKRKRDMARKQLHERWRRRQFYLDEEEGGVEPDDWQGSEDILRDLRQMDEESSKDEQYGPTAAQNGSKARFTNGDIREEEDYDTTTSPSSASEYIPGGRIPHAERDAGKEILYQVTQQAFNELLDTIFKPAEDLAVEAAETKEQRERYKDVLDTIELGDDESSKSAGEGDVKVRSATDKSLEELLSETGYTIALPEGRNAVEIDTTVETIHEDGTAEPAPKPEAEEVMPVARGQDQDPTLPQFRPDTSDVTTTSPALYYPVTQPSPDSSDSDSVDEEHETDSAPTSDMLRHWKRLSLAEAQAVKRGGWGKLSFNEFEAIYKSQEHQGNRLDYLGSWIDFCIP, from the coding sequence ATGTGGTTACCGACGCCGTCAGTCGAGAGCATAACACGGCCACGGCTGGCTGTAGCCGTAGTCTCTGCCGTGGCTGCGCTCTCAGCCGGATACTATGCATACCAAGTCCGATCGCAGAGCTTCGAAACCCTGCCAGGTGGTGGTCTACATAGGAGCAATGCCATACGACGTCCACGACGGAACCGGAGAAACGAGGATGGATCAAGCTCGTCATCTGAAGCTGCGGGCGATGAAAATGCTAACGCCGACACAACCCAACCTTTAGGCGATGGCGAGACGATAGTTGATGGTGGAGATGAATGGTGGAATGATCCAAGTTCCTTTCCTTCGAGTCAGCGGACAGGACACAACATTGTCACTCTTTTGTTTCGTGTCTCGGAAGATAACGCTCGTCGGAACGGATGTGTCCATAGGGGTTGCCAGTGCAATTCATGTGGCATGGTCCCCATTCGAGGAGTCCGCTATCGCTGCGCCAACTGTGCCGATTTTGATCTATGCGAAACATGCGAAGCTCAAGGTGTTCATATCAAGACTCACATCTTCTACAAAATTCGGATTCCCGCACCACCTTTCGGTCCTAGACAGATGCAACCAGTCTGGTACACAGGTGATCCAGACACTTGCAGACGTACCTTGCCCCGCAGTCTGATACCCAAGCTGTCGCAAGACACCGGTTTCGAAAGGCCAGAGCTGGAAGCATTTTGGGAGCAATGGACATTCATGGCTAATTCGGAATGGAGGGATGACCCTGATGAGCTTTGTGTCGCAATGGATCGCAAGACGTTTGAGCGATGCCTCGTTCCTACAGGGGGTTCCCGTCATGCTGCGCCAAATCTTATCCATGATCGAATGTTTTCCTTCTACGACTCCAATAACGACGACCTGATTGGCTTCACTGAGTTTCTTCATGGATTATCCTACCGAAAGCGAAAGGACAAACTGCGCAAGATCTTTACTGGATATGACTTGGACAGCGATGGATATGTTGACCGGAAAGACTTTTTGCGTATGTTCCGTGCTTATTATGTGCTTTATAAGCAGATGCATAAGGACATTCTAGATGGCCTGCAAGATCAATTACTCGCTAGCACCGAAGCTCAACAACTCGTTACCAGCCGCCAGCCACTGAGCAGTCTGTTTGGACGCGAGGGCAGAGTCCCTCCCGGCGACGGTCAGTTCCGCCACGAAGGCAAAACGTATCATCGAGATGGCAGTGTAGATATTGCTGAAGGATATGAGAATGTCGTTGCACCGGATCGTGGTGACACAGCGGCTCGAGGGGACATTCTGACCAATCTGTTTGCTTATGACACCGATCGTCGCTTTGGTTCCCGAAGACAATACATTGCAAGAAACGATACTGACAGCAACTGGCGAACAATGCGTCGACTGAGCGGTAGCGAAATTGACCGTACATACTGGGTAGCACTTTTGGAACCACCATCAACTCTAGAGGAACTTCCTGGCCTTATTATGGAAACTATTCACCCAGAGATCGAGGAGCCttctgatgatgaagatgaggatggcGAAGTAGCCGCTGATGGTGTCAATGGAACCCGCAACGAGGAGAACGGTGTTGGAGGCCCTTCAAGGACAGAAAGCGAAATCAGGGCCGATACAGTTGCCAAGGAACGTAGCAGGGTTCCCAAACTCGACAAGCGAAAACGGGACATGGCGCGAAAGCAACTGCATGAGAGATGGCGGAGACGGCAATTCTACCTCGATGAAGAGGAGGGCGGAGTCGAGCCAGATGACTGGCAAGGCAGTGAGGATATTCTTAGAGATTTGCGCCAGATGGACGAGGAATCAAGCAAAGACGAACAGTACGGCCCTACAGCGGCGCAAAACGGTTCGAAAGCCCGGTTTACAAATGGCGATATcagagaagaggaagactaTGATACAACGACTTCGCCCAGCAGCGCTTCTGAGTATATTCCAGGAGGAAGAATACCTCATGCTGAGCGCGATGCGGGCAAAGAGATTCTCTACCAAGTTACTCAGCAAGCCTTCAACGAACTACTTGACACTATATTCAAACCAGCAGAGGATCTTGCCGTTGAAGCAGCTGAAACGAAAGAACAGCGAGAAAGGTACAAAGATGTGTTGGATACCATCGaacttggtgatgatgaaagtTCCAAATCCGCAGGCGAGGGTGACGTTAAGGTCAGGTCTGCCACAGATAAGAGCCTCGAGGAACTCCTGTCCGAAACCGGATACACCATCGCCTTGCCCGAAGGACGAAATGCCGTGGAAATTGACACCACAGTAGAAACCATCCACGAAGACGGAACAGCAGAACCAGCTCCCAAACCAGAAGCCGAGGAAGTTATGCCAGTTGCTCGgggccaagaccaagatccTACTCTACCTCAATTCCGACCTGACACATCGGATGTTACGACTACTTCTCCAGCTTTATATTACCCCGTCACACAGCCTTCACCCGACAGCTCCGATAGCGATAGCGTTGATGAGGAACATGAGACTGATAGCGCTCCCACATCAGACATGCTACGGCACTGGAAGCGCTTGAGTCTCGCAGAGGCCCAGGCTGTCAAGAGAGGCGGATGGGGCAAACTCAGCTTCAACGAGTTCGAAGCTATCTACAAGAGCCAGGAGCATCAGGGCAACAGGTTAGACTACCTTGGAAGTTGGATAGATTTTTGCATTCCTTAG